Proteins from one Oncorhynchus masou masou isolate Uvic2021 chromosome 12, UVic_Omas_1.1, whole genome shotgun sequence genomic window:
- the LOC135550634 gene encoding arrestin red cell, whose protein sequence is MGDKAGTRVFKKSSPNCKVTVYLGKRDFVDHLDQVDPVDGVILVDPDYLKERKVFVTLTCAFRYGREDLDVLGLSFRKDLYISTFQAFPPITEERKANSRLQERLLKKLGQQAHPFYFTIPQNLPCSVTLQPGPEDTGKACGVDFEIRAFCAKSIEEKIHKRNSVRLVIRKVQYAPEKPGPQPMVETTRSFLMSDRSLHLEASLDKELYYHGEPISVNVHVTNNSTKTVKRVKISVRQYADICLFSTAQYKCPVAQVEADDQVSSSSTFCKVYTLTPTLDKNREKRGLALDGKLKHEDTNLASSTIVKDVTNKEVLGILVSYRVKVKLVISRGGDVSVELPFVLMHPKPTELPISHPQSAVLESDPPIDTNLIEFESNSFSQDDDFVFEDFARLRLKGMADDEDC, encoded by the exons AGTCTTCAAGAAGTCAAGCCCCAACTGCAAG GTCACAGTATACCTGGGAAAGAGAGACTTTGTGGATCACCTTGACCAGGTGGACCCAGTCG ATGGTGTGATTCTAGTGGACCCCGACTATCTGAAAGAAAGGAAAG tGTTTGTGACTCTGACGTGTGCATTCCGCTATGGCCGTGAGGACCTGGACGTGCTGGGCCTGTCCTTCCGGAAGGATCTGTACATCTCCACCTTCCAGGCCTTTCCTCCAATCACAGAGGAACGCAAAGCCAACAGTCGCTTGCAGGAAAGACTACTGAAGAAACTGGGCCAGCAGGCACACCCCTTCTACTTCACA ATTCCCCAGAACCTGCCGTGCTCAGTCACCTTACAGCCAGGACCAGAAGACACTGGGAAG GCATGTGGGGTAGACTTTGAGATCCGAGCGTTCTGTGCCAAATCGATAGAGGAGAAGATTCACAAACG GAACTCTGTGCGGCTAGTGATCCGTAAGGTGCAGTATGCCCCAGAGAAGCCTGGGCCTCAGCCCATGGTGGAGACCACACGGAGCTTCCTCATGTCGGACCGCTCACTACACCTGGAGGCCTCTCTGGATAAAGAGCTCTACTACCATGGAGAACCCATCAGCGTGAATGTTCACGTCACCAACAACTCCACCAAGACTGTCAAAAGAGTCAAAATCTCAG tGCGACAGTATGCTGATATCTGTCTGTTCAGTACGGCTCAGTACAAGTGTCCAGTGGCTCAGGTGGAGGCAGA TGACCAGGTGTCGTCTAGCTCCACATTCTGTAAGGTGTACACCCTTACACCCACGCTAGACAAGAACCGTGAGAAGAGGGGCCTGGCCCTGGACGGAAAGCTCAAACATGAGGACACCAACCTGGCCTCCAGCACCAT TGTTAAGGATGTAACTAACAAGGAGGTCCTTGGAATCCTGGTGTCCTACAGGGTCAAAGTAAAACTGGTGATCTCTCGTGGAGG AGATGTGTCGGTGGAGCTGCCCTTTGTCTTAATGCATCCCAAACCCACAGAACTGCCCATATCCCACCCACAGTCAG CTGTGCTGGAGTCGGACCCTCCCATCGACACCAACCTGATAGAATTTGAATCAAA TAGTTTCTCCCAAGATGACGACTTTGTGTTCGAGGACTTTGCCCGCCTGCGGCTCAAAGGAATGGCAGACGACGAGGACTGTTAG